Proteins encoded by one window of Dietzia sp. B32:
- a CDS encoding TadA family conjugal transfer-associated ATPase → MDGDDPGPATPSVDLVDRVRARLAGLGVEPEPDEVVRAVRAESGVLHGHLDLLRTARLVREHLAGAGPLEKLLASPGVTDVVVDGPGPALVDRGRGLEETEVSVPTEAELRSLAVRLAGRAGQRLDDARPWADGVVRSRDGMAWRLHAVLPPVAVDGTCLSLRVSRPAQVTFDRLVEAGTVPPSAEALLRGLVDARVGYLVVGGTGSGKTTMLAALLGLVPAAERLLCVEDSPELRPAHPHVVRLVVRHGNVEGAGEVTMADLVRQALRMRPDRIAVGEVRGGEVADLLAALNTGHDGSAGTVHANSPTELPARLEALGALGGLDRAALSAQVAASLRVVVGMRRQPDGQRVVDSIGVVRREAHGIVVDPAWRADGGEVPGRAGLDALLGERVP, encoded by the coding sequence ATGGACGGTGACGATCCGGGCCCGGCCACGCCGTCGGTCGACCTGGTGGACAGGGTGCGTGCGCGACTGGCCGGGCTGGGCGTCGAACCCGAGCCCGACGAGGTGGTCCGCGCGGTGCGGGCAGAGTCGGGGGTCCTCCACGGGCACCTCGACCTGCTGCGGACCGCCCGGCTGGTCCGCGAACACCTGGCCGGGGCCGGGCCGCTCGAGAAGCTCCTGGCGAGCCCCGGGGTCACCGACGTGGTGGTCGACGGGCCGGGGCCGGCGCTGGTGGACCGCGGACGTGGACTGGAGGAGACGGAGGTCTCGGTCCCGACCGAGGCCGAGCTGCGATCCCTGGCGGTGCGGTTGGCGGGGCGGGCCGGTCAGCGGCTCGATGACGCCCGCCCCTGGGCCGACGGGGTGGTGCGCTCCCGTGACGGGATGGCGTGGCGGTTGCACGCGGTACTGCCGCCGGTTGCCGTGGACGGTACCTGCCTGTCGCTACGGGTGTCGCGGCCGGCTCAGGTGACCTTCGACCGGCTGGTTGAGGCGGGAACGGTTCCACCCTCGGCGGAGGCGCTGCTGCGCGGACTCGTCGACGCCAGGGTGGGGTACCTCGTGGTGGGCGGGACCGGCTCCGGCAAGACCACCATGCTCGCGGCCCTGTTGGGGCTGGTCCCGGCGGCCGAGAGGCTGCTGTGCGTGGAGGATTCCCCTGAGCTCCGGCCCGCGCACCCGCACGTCGTGCGTCTCGTGGTGCGGCACGGCAACGTGGAGGGCGCCGGCGAGGTGACCATGGCCGACCTGGTCCGGCAGGCGCTGCGGATGCGTCCGGACCGGATCGCGGTGGGGGAGGTGCGCGGCGGCGAGGTCGCCGACCTGCTGGCCGCCCTGAACACCGGACACGACGGCAGTGCCGGCACCGTCCACGCCAATTCGCCCACGGAGCTGCCCGCCCGACTCGAGGCGCTCGGCGCGCTGGGCGGGCTCGACCGGGCGGCGCTGTCGGCGCAGGTGGCGGCGTCGTTGCGTGTGGTGGTGGGCATGCGCCGCCAACCCGACGGGCAGCGGGTCGTCGACTCGATCGGGGTGGTGCGACGCGAGGCGCACGGGATCGTCGTGGACCCGGCCTGGCGCGCCGACGGCGGAGAGGTCCCCGGTCGCGCGGGGTTGGATGCCCTGCTCGGGGAGCGGGTCCCGTGA
- a CDS encoding type II secretion system F family protein, with protein MTAALFLAAALLAWPGGMAARRLSALVDEGGPARDGTGAGRHAVGPGDPGVRARAAGLRAALARVPAGVLWPLAAGTVALVGAGPFHACAAAVLGGTAADLHGRAAERRQRLARLGAWERALDDTSSALRAGAGPGHALGQAADAAGAHDPEVAGILTAAGSHARLGGDVAVALRPVGGDSPAGDRVAGELAGAWLLATRHGVVLADVVDGLRTDVASRRQRALRVDATLAGPRATAVILTALPGLGVLLGSGFGADPLGVLRNGALGGVLCLAGAVLLAAGLLWTDRIAGGAAR; from the coding sequence GTGACGGCCGCGCTGTTCCTGGCGGCCGCGCTGCTGGCGTGGCCGGGCGGGATGGCGGCGCGCCGGTTGAGCGCTCTGGTGGACGAGGGCGGTCCGGCCCGTGACGGTACGGGGGCGGGCCGCCACGCCGTCGGGCCCGGGGATCCGGGCGTTCGGGCCCGGGCCGCCGGACTTCGCGCGGCCCTCGCCCGGGTGCCGGCCGGGGTGCTGTGGCCCCTGGCCGCGGGCACCGTCGCGCTGGTGGGGGCGGGTCCGTTCCATGCATGCGCGGCCGCGGTGCTGGGCGGTACCGCCGCCGACCTGCACGGGCGCGCGGCCGAGCGCCGGCAGCGTCTCGCGCGGCTGGGGGCTTGGGAACGCGCGCTCGACGACACCTCCTCCGCCCTGCGGGCCGGAGCCGGGCCGGGTCACGCCCTCGGGCAGGCTGCCGACGCGGCGGGGGCACACGACCCGGAGGTGGCCGGGATCCTCACCGCGGCCGGGTCCCACGCCCGCCTGGGCGGTGACGTCGCCGTAGCCCTCCGTCCCGTCGGAGGGGACTCGCCGGCAGGGGACCGGGTCGCCGGCGAACTCGCCGGTGCCTGGCTCCTCGCCACGCGACACGGGGTGGTGTTGGCCGACGTCGTCGACGGACTGCGAACAGACGTCGCCTCGCGGCGGCAGCGGGCCCTCCGCGTCGACGCCACCCTCGCCGGACCCCGCGCCACCGCCGTCATCCTCACCGCGCTCCCCGGGCTGGGCGTCCTCCTGGGATCCGGCTTCGGAGCCGACCCTCTCGGGGTGCTCCGCAACGGCGCACTCGGCGGGGTGTTGTGCCTGGCCGGGGCCGTCCTGTTGGCCGCGGGGCTCCTGTGGACCGACCGCATCGCCGGCGGTGCCGCCCGATGA
- a CDS encoding type II secretion system F family protein: protein MTATVLLLAVAVCVAPWRPRAAGRLDALRHLSHVSRPRVRGRDRPGVPFLPLPMASMARITRRRAVPADTGSLAQLLDLLAVALLAGLPAPDALAAVADAVDRTDPGSALPLRAAAARMRLGATPAEAWREVPGAARLAPISSVLTRATDGGGSVRAALEHAADRMRSEADAAATARAERAAVMVAGPLGLCFLPAFVCLGVLPVVVGLADGMLPGVLP from the coding sequence ATGACCGCGACCGTCCTGCTGCTCGCCGTCGCCGTGTGCGTGGCGCCGTGGCGTCCCCGCGCCGCCGGCAGGTTGGACGCCCTCCGCCACCTCTCCCACGTCTCGAGGCCCCGGGTCCGAGGCCGCGATCGGCCCGGGGTGCCATTCCTCCCGCTGCCGATGGCCTCGATGGCACGGATCACCCGCCGACGTGCCGTCCCCGCCGACACCGGATCCCTCGCCCAGCTGCTGGACCTGCTCGCGGTCGCGCTCCTGGCAGGTCTGCCCGCACCCGACGCCCTGGCCGCGGTCGCCGACGCGGTCGACCGCACAGATCCCGGCTCGGCGCTCCCGCTGCGGGCGGCGGCGGCACGGATGCGGCTCGGCGCCACCCCGGCCGAGGCCTGGCGTGAGGTTCCGGGCGCCGCACGGCTCGCCCCGATCTCCTCGGTACTGACCCGGGCGACGGACGGCGGCGGGTCGGTACGGGCCGCCCTCGAGCACGCCGCCGATCGAATGCGATCCGAGGCCGACGCCGCGGCCACCGCCCGCGCCGAGCGGGCCGCGGTCATGGTCGCCGGCCCGCTCGGCCTGTGCTTCCTCCCGGCGTTCGTCTGCCTGGGAGTGCTCCCCGTCGTGGTGGGACTCGCCGACGGGATGCTGCCGGGGGTCCTCCCGTGA
- a CDS encoding DUF4244 domain-containing protein, with product MRRHFSTVNSADAGMSTVEYAVGTIAAAAFGAVLYTVVSGDSIPDALGGIIEQALNTSV from the coding sequence CTGAGACGACATTTCAGCACGGTGAACAGCGCGGATGCCGGGATGTCGACTGTCGAGTACGCGGTGGGGACGATCGCGGCGGCCGCGTTCGGCGCCGTCCTGTACACCGTCGTCAGCGGCGACTCGATCCCCGACGCCCTCGGCGGGATCATCGAACAGGCTCTCAACACGTCGGTGTGA
- a CDS encoding TadE family type IV pilus minor pilin, with the protein MTVRRWLRAETARDDGSVTVEAALGIASLVMVVGVAAAGAGAALTQIRVVDAAREAARVAAMTGPGDGVAAGQAVSPGAEVSVDGGGSFVTAVVVAPARGLPGVELRGRAVARTEPGAVG; encoded by the coding sequence GTGACGGTGCGGCGGTGGCTCCGTGCGGAGACGGCCCGTGACGACGGTTCGGTGACTGTGGAGGCGGCCCTCGGCATCGCCTCCCTGGTCATGGTGGTCGGTGTCGCCGCCGCGGGGGCCGGCGCGGCACTCACGCAGATCCGGGTGGTCGATGCCGCGCGGGAGGCCGCGCGGGTGGCCGCGATGACCGGCCCGGGCGACGGGGTGGCGGCCGGACAGGCCGTGTCACCCGGCGCCGAGGTGTCGGTGGACGGCGGCGGATCGTTCGTCACGGCCGTGGTCGTGGCGCCGGCGCGTGGTCTGCCGGGCGTCGAGCTCCGCGGCCGGGCGGTCGCGCGGACCGAGCCGGGGGCGGTGGGATGA
- a CDS encoding Rv3654c family TadE-like protein, which yields MTVTTAFAVAAVLALAVAVLLVGRATVAGHAARAAADLAALAGAHALRAGEDPCAAASGIADANRAELSVCRVDGHDVVARAEVRVDLGVFGARSASAVARAGPV from the coding sequence ATGACCGTCACGACCGCCTTCGCCGTGGCCGCCGTGCTGGCTCTGGCGGTTGCGGTGCTGCTGGTGGGCAGGGCGACCGTGGCCGGGCACGCCGCCCGGGCGGCCGCGGACCTGGCCGCGCTGGCGGGCGCGCACGCGCTGCGCGCGGGCGAGGACCCGTGCGCGGCGGCGTCCGGGATCGCCGACGCGAACCGGGCGGAGCTGTCGGTGTGTCGGGTCGACGGGCACGACGTGGTGGCCAGAGCGGAGGTCCGTGTGGATCTCGGGGTGTTCGGGGCGCGGTCGGCGTCGGCCGTGGCCCGGGCGGGGCCGGTCTGA
- a CDS encoding DEAD/DEAH box helicase, protein MTTYGRELLGHLLEQIPAGASPLTHAVDLPAREARYADWPSWAHPGLVRELRGRGVDRPWAHQVATAEHAHAGRNVVVATGTASGKSLGYQLPALSALAADRNACVLYLAPTKALGQDQLSSVISLVDAVPELSHVAPASYDGDTPTDARPWIRENSRWIVTNPDMLHLSLLGRARQWTRILRGLRFVVVDECHSYRGVFGSNVALVLRRLDRLARALGAAPTFILASATTSDAGAAATTLVGRDCVEVTDDASPQGGRTVALWEPPLMEGLSGEHGAPVRRPAPVEASALMASLVAEGARTLTFVRSRAGAESTALRARERLVSEHGERGRELAGRIAAYRAGYLADDRRALERGLADGELVGVASTSALELGVDISGLDAVVSAGFPGTIASFWQQAGRAGRRGQGALVMLVARDDPLDTYLVHHPEALLGRPVEATVTDPRNPVLLAGQLRCAVSERPMTHDEARAWGATEVLERLSDDGLVRRRPAGWYPAADDHTPHSEVDIRGTGGAEVVIVDAVDGRMLGTIDSVRARSQVHPGALYLHQGESFIVDELNLEDGLALCHPEVPEWTTSAREQVSIDLVQTLESVPAGPVTLSLADVEVTTRVTGYQRRLRGGEILDVTPLDLPATTLATRAVVYTLTPQLLRVAGLEEADWPGALHAAEHAAIGLLPLVATCDRWDIGGVSTALHPDTGLPTVFVYDGYAGGAGFAERGFRRATSWLGATLAAIRSCECESGCPSCIQSPKCGNGNDPLSKPGAIALLTEVVGQLSTPAPGSAA, encoded by the coding sequence GTGACGACTTACGGACGCGAACTCCTGGGCCATCTGCTCGAGCAGATTCCCGCCGGGGCGTCGCCACTCACGCACGCCGTCGACCTGCCCGCGCGCGAGGCCCGGTACGCCGACTGGCCCTCCTGGGCGCACCCCGGTCTGGTGCGCGAGCTGCGCGGCCGCGGGGTCGACCGACCGTGGGCCCACCAAGTGGCCACCGCCGAGCACGCCCACGCCGGCCGGAACGTGGTGGTCGCGACGGGGACCGCGTCGGGCAAGTCCCTCGGCTACCAACTGCCCGCGCTCAGCGCGCTGGCGGCCGATCGCAACGCCTGCGTGCTCTACCTGGCTCCGACCAAGGCACTCGGGCAGGACCAGCTGTCGTCCGTCATCTCGCTGGTGGACGCCGTGCCCGAGCTCTCCCACGTGGCTCCTGCCTCCTACGACGGCGACACCCCGACGGACGCCCGACCCTGGATACGGGAGAACTCCCGGTGGATCGTCACCAATCCGGACATGCTCCACCTGTCACTTCTCGGCCGGGCCCGGCAGTGGACACGGATCCTGCGGGGGCTGCGCTTCGTCGTCGTCGACGAGTGTCACTCCTACCGGGGGGTGTTCGGCTCCAACGTCGCCCTCGTCCTGCGCCGGCTCGACCGCCTCGCGCGGGCGCTGGGCGCCGCACCGACCTTCATCCTCGCCTCCGCCACCACCTCCGATGCCGGTGCCGCCGCGACGACCCTCGTCGGCCGCGACTGCGTCGAGGTCACCGACGACGCCTCCCCGCAGGGCGGCCGGACCGTCGCCCTGTGGGAGCCGCCGCTCATGGAGGGCCTGTCCGGCGAACACGGCGCGCCGGTCCGGCGGCCCGCCCCGGTCGAGGCGTCCGCACTCATGGCGTCCCTCGTCGCGGAGGGCGCGCGGACCCTGACCTTCGTCCGCTCACGGGCCGGCGCGGAGTCCACCGCGCTGCGCGCCCGCGAGCGGTTGGTGTCCGAGCACGGTGAACGCGGCCGCGAGCTGGCCGGACGAATCGCCGCCTATCGGGCCGGGTACCTCGCCGACGACCGCCGCGCCCTCGAACGCGGCCTCGCCGACGGCGAACTCGTGGGGGTCGCGTCCACCTCGGCACTCGAGCTAGGGGTGGACATCTCCGGGCTCGACGCCGTGGTCAGCGCCGGGTTCCCGGGCACCATCGCCTCGTTCTGGCAGCAGGCCGGGCGCGCCGGCCGCCGGGGGCAGGGCGCCCTGGTGATGCTGGTCGCGCGCGACGACCCGCTGGACACCTACCTCGTCCACCACCCCGAGGCACTGCTCGGCCGCCCGGTCGAGGCCACCGTCACCGACCCTCGCAACCCCGTCCTGCTGGCCGGGCAGTTGCGGTGCGCGGTGAGCGAGCGGCCCATGACCCACGACGAGGCCCGCGCCTGGGGCGCGACCGAGGTTCTGGAACGTCTCTCCGACGACGGCCTGGTGAGGCGCCGGCCCGCCGGGTGGTACCCGGCCGCCGACGACCACACCCCGCACTCCGAGGTCGACATCCGTGGCACGGGCGGGGCCGAGGTGGTGATCGTGGACGCCGTGGACGGCCGCATGCTCGGCACGATCGACTCCGTCCGGGCGCGCTCCCAGGTCCACCCGGGGGCGCTCTACCTGCACCAGGGCGAGTCGTTCATCGTGGACGAGTTGAACCTCGAGGACGGACTGGCACTGTGCCACCCGGAGGTCCCCGAGTGGACGACCAGCGCACGTGAGCAGGTGTCGATCGATCTGGTGCAGACACTCGAGTCGGTGCCCGCCGGCCCCGTCACCCTCTCGCTGGCCGACGTCGAGGTGACCACCCGCGTCACCGGGTACCAACGACGACTGCGCGGCGGCGAGATCCTCGATGTGACCCCGCTGGATCTGCCCGCGACCACACTGGCCACGCGGGCCGTGGTCTACACACTCACCCCGCAGCTGCTGCGTGTCGCCGGTCTGGAGGAGGCGGACTGGCCGGGGGCGCTGCACGCCGCCGAGCACGCGGCGATCGGACTGCTTCCGCTGGTGGCGACGTGCGACCGCTGGGACATCGGAGGTGTATCGACCGCCCTGCACCCGGACACCGGGCTGCCCACGGTGTTCGTCTACGACGGCTATGCCGGCGGCGCGGGATTCGCCGAGCGCGGCTTCCGGCGCGCCACCTCGTGGCTGGGGGCGACGCTGGCCGCGATCCGCTCCTGCGAGTGCGAGTCAGGGTGCCCGTCCTGCATCCAGTCACCCAAGTGCGGCAACGGCAACGACCCGCTGTCCAAGCCGGGGGCGATCGCGCTGCTCACGGAGGTGGTGGGGCAGCTGTCCACGCCGGCACCCGGGTCGGCCGCGTAG
- a CDS encoding cold-shock protein has protein sequence MAQGTVKWFNAEKGYGFIAPEDGSADLFVHYSSIEGSGFKSLEENQRVEFEVGEGQKGPQAQDVRAI, from the coding sequence ATGGCACAGGGCACCGTCAAGTGGTTCAACGCGGAGAAGGGCTACGGGTTCATCGCCCCTGAGGACGGTTCCGCCGACCTCTTCGTCCACTACTCCTCCATCGAGGGCTCGGGCTTCAAGTCGCTCGAGGAGAACCAGCGCGTCGAGTTCGAGGTCGGCGAGGGACAGAAGGGCCCGCAGGCCCAGGACGTCCGCGCGATCTGA
- a CDS encoding NRDE family protein, with protein sequence MCMLVVARRVHPHYPLIVVANRDEVLGRPTEPLHEWTPDRGGAGGIVAGRDVTAGGTWLAVGSGGRFSAVTNVREPGPVLPAAASRGGLPIDALTGPVPVTEFAHHVVDDLDRYGGVNLLAGDLDRMWWASNRSTRGPVALGTGVHGLSNASLDTPWPKVVGAVRDVRTLVGTDVMEDPDWSGALLDVLADRRPAAPWKMPRTGVPLAHEWRLSARFVRIGRRYGTRSTTAVRVDQHGTADVVERTWDARGRITGTLTRRI encoded by the coding sequence ATGTGCATGTTGGTCGTCGCCCGTCGGGTCCACCCTCACTATCCCCTCATCGTGGTGGCCAACAGGGACGAGGTACTGGGTCGGCCCACCGAGCCGTTGCACGAGTGGACCCCCGACCGCGGCGGAGCCGGGGGGATCGTCGCCGGCCGGGACGTGACCGCGGGCGGAACCTGGCTGGCCGTGGGGTCGGGCGGGCGGTTCTCGGCGGTGACCAACGTCCGCGAGCCCGGACCTGTGCTCCCCGCAGCCGCCTCGCGGGGCGGGCTGCCCATCGACGCTCTCACCGGGCCGGTGCCCGTCACGGAGTTCGCCCACCACGTCGTCGACGATCTCGATCGCTACGGAGGCGTCAACCTCCTGGCCGGGGACCTCGACCGGATGTGGTGGGCGTCCAACCGGTCCACCCGCGGCCCGGTTGCCCTCGGCACCGGTGTCCACGGGTTGTCGAACGCCTCGCTGGACACTCCCTGGCCCAAGGTGGTGGGTGCGGTCCGCGACGTGAGGACGCTCGTGGGCACCGACGTCATGGAGGACCCGGACTGGTCCGGGGCACTGTTGGACGTGTTGGCCGACCGCCGCCCCGCGGCACCGTGGAAGATGCCGCGCACGGGTGTACCGCTGGCGCACGAATGGCGCCTGTCGGCGCGGTTCGTCCGCATCGGTCGGCGGTACGGCACCCGGTCGACCACCGCCGTGCGCGTCGACCAGCACGGCACCGCCGACGTGGTCGAGCGCACGTGGGACGCCCGCGGACGCATCACGGGGACGCTCACCAGGCGCATCTGA
- a CDS encoding 2-oxoacid:ferredoxin oxidoreductase subunit beta, translating into MTTTEPGLVGSPLPLDALASVPKTDAPQKPKDYTSDQEVRWCPGCGDYVILATIRALLPKLGLKRENITFISGIGCSSRFPYYLETYGMHSIHGRAPAIATGLATARPDQSVWVVTGDGDAMSIGGNHLIHTLRRNVNLNILMFNNRIYGLTKGQYSPTSEPGKVTKSSPMGSLDHPFNTLSLAIGAQGTFIARALDSDRKGLTEVLDAAARHRGTSFVEILQDCPIFNDGSFDLLRKEDAGDHLIPVRHGEKIIFGDDGQHCVIRSGFSLRVAATAEVDEADIVVHDAHTDDPTYAHALANLSSQDLEYTVTGIIRQVRRETYDDLAREQVAAAKETAPSDLQALLDGGNTWTVG; encoded by the coding sequence ATGACCACCACCGAACCCGGCCTCGTCGGCAGCCCACTGCCGCTGGACGCGTTGGCGTCCGTGCCCAAGACGGATGCACCGCAGAAGCCCAAGGACTACACCTCCGACCAGGAGGTGCGTTGGTGCCCCGGCTGTGGCGACTACGTCATCCTGGCCACCATCCGCGCCCTGCTGCCCAAGCTCGGTCTCAAGCGCGAGAACATCACCTTCATCTCCGGCATCGGCTGCTCGAGCCGCTTCCCGTACTACCTCGAGACGTACGGGATGCACTCGATCCACGGCCGCGCCCCGGCCATCGCGACCGGGCTGGCCACCGCGCGCCCCGACCAGTCGGTCTGGGTCGTCACCGGTGACGGCGACGCGATGTCCATCGGCGGCAACCACCTGATCCACACGCTGCGCCGCAACGTGAACCTGAACATCCTGATGTTCAACAACCGGATCTACGGGCTGACCAAGGGCCAGTACTCGCCCACCTCCGAGCCGGGCAAGGTGACCAAGTCCAGCCCCATGGGCTCGTTGGACCACCCGTTCAACACCCTGTCGCTGGCGATCGGCGCCCAGGGCACCTTCATCGCCCGCGCCCTGGACTCCGACCGCAAGGGCCTGACCGAGGTCCTCGACGCGGCCGCACGCCACCGCGGCACGAGCTTCGTGGAGATCCTGCAGGACTGCCCGATCTTCAACGACGGCTCCTTCGACCTGCTCCGCAAGGAGGACGCCGGGGACCACCTCATCCCCGTGCGCCACGGCGAGAAGATCATCTTCGGTGACGACGGCCAGCACTGCGTGATCCGCTCCGGGTTCTCGCTCAGGGTCGCCGCCACCGCCGAGGTCGACGAGGCCGACATCGTGGTCCACGACGCCCACACCGACGACCCGACCTACGCCCACGCGCTGGCCAACCTGTCCAGCCAGGACCTCGAGTACACGGTCACCGGCATCATCCGGCAGGTCCGACGTGAGACCTACGACGACCTCGCCCGCGAGCAGGTCGCCGCCGCCAAGGAGACCGCGCCCTCCGACCTGCAGGCGCTGCTCGACGGCGGAAACACCTGGACCGTCGGCTAG
- a CDS encoding 2-oxoacid:acceptor oxidoreductase subunit alpha, with protein sequence MGNASKTKLDKVVIRIAGDSGDGMQLAGDQFTSEAAAFGNDLATQPNYPAEIRAPQGTIHGVSSFQIQIADYDILTAGDRPDVLVAMNPAALKANIGDLPSGGILIVNSDEFTKRNLTKVGYESNPLGSPAFEAFQVHEVAMSTLTIGAVESVDIGKKDAERCKNMFALGLLTWMYGRTVDSIENFLKDKFGKKPAILEANILALRSGWNYGETTEAFASEYEIAPATLPEGRYRQITGNTAMAYGLVTAGKSADMPVFLGTYPITPASDILHELSKLKQFDVTTFQAEDEIAGVAAALGASYGGTLGVTSTSGPGLALKSEAIGLAVMTELPLVVIDVQRGGPSTGLPTKTEQSDLLQALFGRNGESPVAVIAPQSPADCFEIAREAARIAVTYRTPVIVLSDGAIANGSEPWLLPDVADLPRIDKNLAKAPAADGEGDDGATASEYLPYARDPETLARDWAVPGEPGLEHRIGGLEKANGTGNISYTADNHDLMTRTRALKIALIDVPDLEVDDPSGDAEVLVVGWGSSYGPIGEAVRRARANGHRVARAHVRHLNPLPHNIGEVLARYRRILVPEMNLGQLAMLLKARFPADIQPVTKVHGMAFSAEELQTAIESEFAGRLTHTEHDKYRLALDGVITTTGEPAARNRRIGHTATGTTTANRTR encoded by the coding sequence GTGGGCAATGCGTCCAAGACCAAGCTGGACAAGGTGGTCATCCGCATTGCGGGTGACTCGGGTGACGGCATGCAGCTCGCCGGTGACCAGTTCACCTCCGAGGCGGCCGCCTTCGGAAACGACCTCGCGACCCAGCCCAACTACCCGGCCGAGATCCGGGCCCCCCAGGGCACGATCCACGGTGTCTCGAGCTTCCAGATCCAGATCGCGGACTACGACATCCTCACCGCCGGTGACCGCCCCGACGTACTGGTGGCGATGAACCCGGCGGCCCTCAAGGCCAACATCGGGGACCTGCCCTCGGGCGGGATCCTCATCGTGAACTCCGACGAGTTCACCAAGCGCAACCTCACCAAGGTCGGCTACGAGTCCAACCCGCTCGGCTCCCCGGCGTTCGAGGCGTTCCAGGTGCACGAGGTCGCGATGAGCACGCTGACGATCGGCGCCGTCGAATCAGTCGACATCGGCAAGAAGGACGCCGAGCGCTGCAAGAACATGTTCGCCCTCGGGCTGCTGACGTGGATGTACGGACGCACGGTCGACTCGATCGAGAACTTCCTCAAGGACAAGTTCGGCAAGAAGCCGGCCATCCTCGAGGCCAACATCCTCGCGCTCCGGTCCGGCTGGAACTACGGCGAGACGACCGAAGCGTTCGCGTCCGAGTACGAGATCGCCCCCGCCACGCTGCCCGAGGGCCGCTACCGCCAGATCACCGGCAACACGGCGATGGCCTACGGCCTGGTCACCGCGGGCAAATCCGCCGACATGCCCGTCTTCCTGGGCACCTACCCCATCACCCCGGCCTCGGACATCCTGCACGAGCTGAGCAAGCTCAAGCAGTTCGACGTGACGACCTTCCAGGCCGAGGACGAGATCGCCGGCGTCGCCGCCGCACTGGGCGCCTCCTACGGCGGGACCCTGGGGGTCACCTCGACCTCCGGTCCCGGTCTGGCGCTCAAGTCCGAGGCCATCGGCCTGGCCGTGATGACCGAGCTGCCGCTGGTGGTCATCGACGTCCAGCGTGGCGGACCCTCGACGGGCCTGCCGACCAAGACCGAGCAGTCCGATCTGCTCCAGGCCCTGTTCGGCCGTAACGGCGAGTCCCCCGTCGCGGTGATCGCCCCACAGTCGCCGGCTGACTGCTTCGAGATCGCCCGCGAGGCGGCCCGGATCGCGGTCACCTACCGGACCCCGGTCATCGTGCTCTCCGACGGCGCGATCGCCAACGGCTCCGAGCCGTGGCTGCTGCCCGACGTCGCCGACCTGCCGAGGATCGACAAGAACCTCGCCAAGGCCCCCGCCGCCGACGGCGAGGGTGACGACGGGGCGACCGCCTCCGAGTACCTGCCGTACGCCCGCGACCCGGAGACGCTGGCGCGCGACTGGGCCGTACCGGGTGAGCCGGGGCTCGAGCACCGCATCGGCGGGCTGGAGAAGGCCAACGGCACCGGCAACATCTCCTACACCGCCGACAACCACGACCTCATGACCCGGACCAGGGCCCTGAAGATCGCGCTCATCGACGTGCCCGACCTCGAGGTCGACGACCCGTCCGGCGACGCCGAGGTGCTCGTGGTGGGCTGGGGCTCGTCCTACGGGCCCATCGGCGAGGCCGTCCGCCGCGCCCGTGCCAACGGCCACCGCGTGGCCCGCGCCCACGTCCGTCACCTCAACCCGCTGCCGCACAACATCGGCGAGGTGCTCGCGCGGTACCGCCGGATCCTCGTGCCGGAGATGAACCTGGGACAGCTCGCCATGCTGCTCAAGGCCCGCTTCCCCGCCGATATCCAGCCCGTCACCAAGGTGCACGGCATGGCGTTCTCGGCGGAGGAGCTGCAGACCGCCATCGAGTCCGAGTTCGCCGGCCGTCTCACCCACACCGAGCACGACAAGTACCGCCTGGCGCTCGACGGGGTCATCACCACCACCGGCGAGCCCGCGGCCCGCAACCGGCGGATCGGCCACACCGCCACCGGCACCACCACCGCCAACCGAACCCGCTGA